A genomic window from bacterium includes:
- a CDS encoding WD40 repeat domain-containing protein, translated as MNLKFFSKSKKMRHFNLLLLLLLSAMGQLFCVQENVENNFFILHKILNAHTSDVWALRFNPDGTWLASASVDSTVRISSVTDGTNLVLLKHPQGVTSLDVSADGKYIATASYDQKIRLWDISTAALHRVFSGHLGTVWAVAFSPDGKYMVSCGEDRTIQLWNMTDSTPVKTFSGHQRNIWSVKFTPDGTKLISGSFDNTIKIWYVATGAEILTLEGHKEAIVDLAISSDGRLLASGSDDATIKLWSLLDGSLIRTLYGGGEHVQALCFSSDNKLLLSGGRDKTWFGEFMQNIFGDSEYHKGTSMRLWDVSTGMVLQDFSDHANDVNDVTFSHDGQWVASASSDKTVRLYKRKSWDK; from the coding sequence ATGAATCTAAAATTCTTTTCTAAATCAAAAAAAATGCGCCATTTTAATCTCTTACTATTGCTCTTATTGAGCGCTATGGGACAGTTATTCTGTGTTCAGGAAAATGTCGAGAATAATTTTTTTATTTTACATAAAATACTTAATGCCCATACATCGGATGTATGGGCACTTCGTTTTAATCCGGATGGGACATGGTTGGCCAGCGCTAGTGTTGATAGCACGGTAAGAATATCTTCAGTAACCGACGGTACGAATTTAGTACTATTAAAACATCCTCAAGGTGTAACTTCGCTTGATGTTAGCGCGGATGGGAAGTATATAGCAACAGCCAGCTATGATCAAAAAATCAGGTTATGGGATATTTCGACAGCAGCTTTGCATAGAGTATTCTCTGGTCATTTAGGCACGGTATGGGCTGTGGCTTTTAGTCCGGATGGAAAATATATGGTCAGTTGCGGAGAAGATCGTACAATCCAACTTTGGAACATGACAGATAGTACTCCTGTTAAAACTTTTAGTGGACATCAACGCAATATTTGGTCAGTCAAATTTACTCCGGACGGGACTAAGCTTATTAGCGGTAGTTTTGACAATACTATCAAGATATGGTATGTTGCGACAGGTGCGGAAATACTGACTTTAGAAGGGCATAAAGAAGCAATCGTTGATTTGGCGATCAGCTCTGATGGGAGATTGCTTGCCAGCGGCAGTGATGATGCAACGATCAAACTTTGGAGTTTGCTAGACGGAAGCCTCATTCGAACTTTATACGGTGGCGGCGAGCATGTTCAAGCGTTATGCTTCAGTTCTGACAACAAACTGCTCCTGAGCGGCGGTCGCGATAAAACATGGTTCGGTGAATTTATGCAGAATATTTTTGGTGATTCAGAATATCACAAAGGCACAAGTATGCGATTGTGGGACGTTTCTACAGGTATGGTCTTACAGGATTTTTCAGATCATGCTAATGATGTGAACGATGTCACATTCTCACACGACGGCCAATGGGTAGCCAGCGCCAGCAGCGACAAAACAGTGCGTTTGTATAAACGTAAATCGTGGGATAAATAA
- a CDS encoding electron transfer flavoprotein-ubiquinone oxidoreductase, protein MSDIQRDVQEMDVVFVGAGPSNLASAYHLSRLIKEHNEAVAAGKKQGQKLEIMAAIVEKGKNVGDHMLSGAILDPSAIRELMPDFKEKGFPIESEVSGESVYLLSESGKIKFPIIPPTLQNHGTYIVSLNKIADWLKTQIESEFGDSVFILTEQTGREMLYDGDKVIGVRLGDKNVDHHGKPKSNFEPGADIHAKVTVLGEGPRGSLTKQLVPRLKLNEDRNPQVYGTGVKEIWELPAGRLKKGMVIHTAGWPLPSNHYGGSWLYMMSDTTCSIGFVSALDYSNPSFDPHGAFTKFKTHPYIAGLLEGGKMVSYGAKTVSEGGYWSMPKLYADGVVLVGESGGFLNISRLKGIHLSMKSGMLAAEAIFEALLKNDFSSQSLKRYDDLFRASWAYKEMWDARNWRQNFTGSFYSGMMKAGLQIYLTGGGTKSRVPLHEDYKHMKKISEAGAAIEKVKADEKLTFEKLTDVYYSGTKHEEHQPCHLVITPDDLANICNTRCKEEYGNPCQHFCPAQVYNMITPEAGKPTQLRIDFSNCVHCKTCDIADPYQVINWVTPEGGGGPVYKNM, encoded by the coding sequence AGGGACAGAAACTGGAAATCATGGCGGCTATTGTCGAAAAAGGAAAAAACGTCGGCGATCATATGTTATCCGGTGCGATCCTTGATCCGTCGGCGATACGTGAACTGATGCCGGATTTTAAGGAAAAAGGATTTCCGATCGAATCCGAAGTCAGCGGTGAATCGGTTTATTTATTATCAGAATCCGGAAAAATTAAATTTCCGATCATTCCTCCGACGCTACAAAATCACGGAACATACATTGTTTCGCTTAATAAAATTGCCGATTGGCTCAAAACGCAGATCGAAAGCGAGTTTGGCGATAGCGTATTTATTCTTACCGAACAAACCGGTCGTGAAATGTTGTACGACGGTGACAAAGTGATCGGTGTACGGCTGGGCGATAAAAACGTGGATCATCACGGCAAACCGAAATCCAATTTTGAACCCGGCGCAGATATTCATGCCAAAGTAACAGTGCTCGGTGAAGGGCCGCGCGGAAGTTTGACTAAACAACTCGTACCGCGCCTCAAACTCAATGAAGATCGCAATCCGCAAGTGTATGGTACCGGAGTGAAAGAAATTTGGGAATTGCCGGCCGGTCGTCTCAAGAAAGGCATGGTTATTCATACAGCGGGGTGGCCGCTTCCAAGTAATCATTACGGTGGAAGTTGGCTCTATATGATGAGCGACACGACATGTTCGATAGGATTCGTTTCGGCATTGGATTACAGCAATCCATCGTTTGATCCGCACGGCGCGTTTACCAAATTTAAAACCCATCCTTACATTGCCGGATTGCTCGAAGGCGGTAAAATGGTTTCCTACGGAGCTAAAACGGTTTCTGAAGGTGGCTATTGGTCCATGCCCAAACTGTATGCCGACGGCGTAGTATTGGTCGGCGAATCCGGCGGGTTTCTGAATATTTCCAGACTTAAGGGCATTCACCTCTCGATGAAATCGGGCATGCTGGCGGCGGAGGCAATCTTTGAAGCGTTGCTCAAAAATGATTTTTCATCCCAATCGCTCAAGCGTTATGATGATCTTTTCCGCGCAAGCTGGGCTTACAAAGAAATGTGGGATGCTCGCAACTGGCGACAAAATTTCACCGGCAGTTTTTACAGCGGCATGATGAAAGCCGGATTGCAGATATATCTGACAGGCGGGGGAACAAAATCCCGCGTCCCGCTGCATGAGGATTACAAGCACATGAAAAAAATATCGGAAGCCGGTGCAGCTATCGAAAAAGTCAAAGCCGATGAAAAACTGACGTTTGAAAAACTTACAGACGTTTATTACTCCGGCACTAAGCATGAAGAACATCAGCCATGCCATTTGGTGATCACACCGGACGATCTGGCGAATATTTGTAATACCCGATGCAAAGAAGAATATGGCAATCCATGCCAGCACTTCTGTCCTGCGCAGGTATACAATATGATCACACCCGAAGCGGGTAAACCGACACAATTGCGTATTGATTTTTCTAATTGCGTACATTGCAAGACTTGCGATATCGCCGATCCTTATCAGGTTATCAATTGGGTTACGCCCGAGGGCGGGGGCGGGCCTGTTTATAAGAATATGTAA
- a CDS encoding DoxX family protein, whose amino-acid sequence MFSFFQRHSHIAVLFLRIGTGFVFIYHGYNKIFAPGGIERFTGYLSGLGFPLPSMLAYMSGGVEFFGGCMLALGLLTRQASLLLIVNMLVAVFIAHRHDTYSQKEHAIQMLVLSIGTLYSGSGAFSLENLVKKHGD is encoded by the coding sequence ATGTTTAGCTTTTTCCAACGCCACTCTCATATTGCCGTTTTATTTCTTCGCATCGGGACAGGCTTCGTTTTTATCTATCACGGATACAATAAAATATTTGCACCGGGCGGGATCGAACGATTCACAGGATATCTTTCCGGTTTAGGGTTTCCATTACCGTCCATGTTAGCCTATATGTCGGGTGGAGTTGAGTTTTTCGGAGGATGTATGCTCGCGCTGGGATTGCTTACACGCCAGGCGAGCCTGTTGTTGATCGTCAATATGCTGGTAGCCGTTTTTATCGCACATCGCCATGATACCTATTCGCAAAAAGAACATGCGATACAAATGCTGGTTCTTTCGATCGGTACGCTCTACAGCGGCAGCGGCGCATTCTCGTTAGAGAATCTGGTTAAAAAACACGGAGACTAA
- a CDS encoding heavy metal-binding domain-containing protein has translation MLVVTTNNIEGKSIKTYYGVVGGEAILGANIFRDFFAGIRDIVGGRSASYEEELRKAKGIAIQEMEAQAAALGANAVIGVDLDYETIGQSMLMVTAAGTAVYIE, from the coding sequence ATGCTGGTTGTAACCACCAATAACATCGAAGGCAAATCCATCAAGACATATTACGGCGTCGTCGGAGGGGAAGCTATCCTCGGCGCTAATATTTTCCGTGATTTTTTTGCGGGTATACGCGACATCGTCGGCGGCCGTTCGGCATCGTATGAAGAGGAATTGCGCAAAGCCAAAGGTATTGCAATACAAGAAATGGAAGCGCAAGCCGCGGCGTTGGGAGCCAATGCCGTGATCGGAGTAGATCTGGATTATGAGACTATCGGTCAAAGTATGCTGATGGTCACAGCGGCGGGTACGGCCGTTTACATCGAATAA
- the ribB gene encoding 3,4-dihydroxy-2-butanone-4-phosphate synthase, which yields MHFNTIEEAVEDYKKGKIVIVVDDEDRENEGDFIMAAEKVTPDAVNFMAKHGRGLICLSITRQRASELELNIMVDRNTSLHTTPFTVSIDAKEGTTTGISAADRAKTISVVIDPVTRPEDLARPGHVFPLVARDGGVLERSGHTEATVDLARLAGLYPAGILCEIMDDDGSMARVPRLMEMAKTFDLKIITIKDLIEYRRRMERFIRPVVKDVELPSRYGNFSVTVYENILNGDQHIAITKGLIKGEDAILVRVQVENTMGDVFGSLTGNNSSHVSDSLRMIESAGRGVVLYLRENDQRSLGLFPSEDVSSLDSHHSRDTDKDWRTLGVGSQILVDLGVRRLKLLTNNRKKYVGLEGYGLEIVEQIPIVSQAKV from the coding sequence ATGCACTTTAACACCATCGAAGAAGCCGTAGAAGATTACAAAAAAGGTAAGATCGTCATCGTAGTAGATGATGAAGACCGCGAAAATGAAGGCGATTTTATCATGGCCGCTGAAAAAGTCACTCCGGATGCGGTTAACTTTATGGCTAAACACGGCCGTGGTTTGATATGTTTGTCCATCACACGTCAACGTGCCTCAGAACTCGAACTCAATATCATGGTAGATCGCAACACCTCATTGCACACGACTCCGTTTACCGTGAGCATTGATGCCAAAGAAGGCACGACAACCGGGATATCGGCTGCAGATCGCGCAAAAACTATTTCCGTAGTGATAGATCCGGTGACGCGACCGGAAGACCTTGCACGTCCCGGCCATGTTTTTCCTTTGGTGGCACGTGACGGCGGCGTATTGGAACGCTCCGGTCATACCGAGGCGACCGTAGATCTTGCACGCCTGGCGGGTCTTTATCCGGCAGGAATATTATGCGAAATCATGGATGATGACGGTTCGATGGCGCGTGTACCGAGGCTGATGGAGATGGCTAAAACTTTTGATCTCAAAATAATTACCATCAAAGATCTGATCGAATACCGTCGCCGGATGGAACGCTTCATTCGCCCCGTAGTCAAAGATGTCGAATTACCGAGCCGTTATGGGAATTTCTCCGTTACGGTGTATGAAAACATACTCAACGGCGATCAGCACATTGCAATAACCAAAGGTTTGATCAAAGGTGAGGATGCGATTCTCGTTCGTGTACAGGTTGAGAATACGATGGGTGACGTGTTTGGTTCATTGACCGGAAATAATTCATCGCATGTATCCGACAGCTTACGTATGATCGAATCAGCCGGAAGGGGCGTCGTGCTGTATCTGCGTGAAAATGACCAGCGTTCGCTTGGTCTGTTTCCATCCGAAGATGTATCTTCGTTGGACAGCCACCATTCGCGTGACACAGATAAAGATTGGCGTACCTTGGGTGTCGGATCTCAAATATTGGTTGATCTGGGAGTACGTCGCCTTAAACTTTTGACCAACAACCGAAAAAAATATGTAGGACTTGAAGGTTATGGGTTGGAAATCGTAGAGCAGATTCCGATCGTGTCGCAAGCCAAAGTTTAA
- a CDS encoding riboflavin synthase, with product MFTGLIEETGIVASVIPVGQGRRFTIRASKVMDGLSIDDSVAVNGCCLTVIARTSDSFDVEAVEQTLSKTTLGEFQIGMVVNLERAMQLNDRLGGHLVLGHVDGVGSIVTIEERSLSHWVTIAIPPELEKYVIAVGSITLDGISLTVADLKENRVSVAIIPHTWKVTNFAKRSPGDRINVEVDLIGKYVEKLMTRKPEEQKITAEWLLDQGK from the coding sequence ATGTTCACAGGACTTATTGAAGAAACGGGTATAGTGGCCTCCGTCATTCCGGTGGGTCAAGGGCGACGTTTTACGATTCGCGCATCTAAAGTCATGGATGGATTATCTATAGATGACAGTGTCGCTGTCAATGGATGTTGTCTCACGGTGATCGCGCGAACGAGCGATTCGTTTGATGTGGAGGCGGTAGAGCAGACGTTATCCAAAACCACACTTGGCGAATTTCAAATCGGCATGGTGGTTAATCTGGAACGTGCGATGCAACTCAACGATCGTTTGGGCGGCCATTTGGTACTGGGACACGTGGACGGTGTAGGTTCTATCGTGACCATCGAAGAGCGTTCTTTGAGTCACTGGGTAACGATAGCCATACCGCCCGAATTGGAAAAGTATGTTATTGCGGTAGGTTCGATCACACTGGATGGCATCAGCCTTACGGTGGCGGATTTGAAGGAGAATCGCGTATCTGTGGCGATCATACCGCATACTTGGAAAGTAACCAATTTCGCCAAACGATCTCCCGGTGACCGAATCAATGTGGAAGTGGATCTGATCGGAAAATACGTGGAGAAATTAATGACACGAAAACCGGAAGAACAGAAAATCACAGCCGAATGGCTCCTGGATCAGGGAAAATAG